A window of the Sabethes cyaneus chromosome 1, idSabCyanKW18_F2, whole genome shotgun sequence genome harbors these coding sequences:
- the LOC128743657 gene encoding splicing factor U2af 38 kDa subunit-like — protein MAEYLASIFGTEKDKVNCSFYFKIGACRHGDRCSRIHNKPTFSQTCLLQNLYVNPQNSAKSADGSHLVANVSDEEMQEHYDNFFEDVFVECEDKYGEIEEMNVCDNLGDHLVGNVYIKFRREEDAERAAKDLNNRWFGGRPVYSELSPVTDFREACCRQYEMGECTRSGFCNFMHLKPISRELRRYLYSRRRGRSRSRSRSPKGGGRPRDRSRDRNRRSRSRERKGPERNDNGRKGRY, from the exons ATGGCTGAGTATTTGGCCTCGATTTTCGGCACTGAAAAGGATAA GgtcaattgttcattttacttcAAGATCGGAGCTTGCCGCCATGGAGATCGTTGCTCTCGGATTCATAATAAACCTACATTTTCCCAAACATGTTtgctgcaaaatttgtatgtgaACCCTCAGAACTCTGCCAAGTCGGCTGATGGAAGTCATT TGGTAGCAAATGTGTCGGATGAGGAAATGCAAGAACATTACGACAATTTTTTCGAGGACGTTTTCGTCGAATGCGAAGATAAGTATGGCGAAATTGAGGAGATGAATGTTTGTGACAATTTGGGGGATCATTTGGTCGGTAATGTTTATATTAAATTTCGTCGAGAGGAAGATGCCGAACGAGCAGCGAAAGATCTTAATAACCGTTGGTTCGGAGGACGTCCGGTTTATTCCGAGCTCTCCCCCGTGACGGATTTTCGTGAAGCTTGCTGCCGGCAGTATGAAATGGGCGAATGCACTCGGTCTGGATTTTGCAATTTTATGCatttaaagccaatttcaagAGAGTTGCGGAGATATCTGTATTCTCGACGAAGGGGACGTTCACGTTCCAGATCCCGTTCTCCAAAAGGTGGCGGCAGACCACGTGACCGTTCCCGTGACCGTAATCGTCGTTCAAGAAGCCGAGAGCGTAAAGGTCCAGAACGCAACGATAATGGTCGTAAGGGAAGATACTAA